CACAGAGGAGACCTACCATCAGAGACAGCAGAGCGAGGCCCCCGGCACGGCTTAGACCAATATCTGTCCAGATTTGATGAAGCCCTGAAGCTGAGAAACCAGATGATTAGTGAGAAACCAAGCCCGGAGAATGGGAATTCTGCAGAAGAATTTGATTCATTCCGCATTTTTAGATTAATAGGAAGTGCTCTCCTTGCCATTGGTGTCAGGGTCTTTATATGCAAGTACTTGgtaagtttgttgttttttttaagggaaGGAGCTAAATCATGAAATTTACCGTGTCTTGAGcttcaaatcaagtttcaagtttaattaaattttgatataccgaccatcgacgtgcacctgaccggtttacaaagctaaaaaaaatgttaaattttaAAAGGGGGGTTGGAGAAGAAAatatgaacattaaatagacagatTACGAATACGAACATGAGTTTGGGGGTAaagaggagggggaaagttaGTAATTATTtcattaaaacaaattaattaagggAAAGGGTGGAAGATGGAACTAAAACACCAGgaaaggggatcgcttcttaaaagcggttcgtgtAATATACTGCTATGCTTTTGGAAATATTTAGATGCTATGGTATGCCTCttggaataagaatgtttttagtttagtcttgaatttgtcaagTGAGTTTTCGTGGCTATATGAATGTCACTATGGAAACCATATATATTttaggaattttttttcctttaaaacaaTGAAGttctgattctgtaaacggtgcttaGATTGAtgcgcctagccaatctaggggctaacttagaccctcttttactaagctatggtagtGGTTTGTACTGCGGCCCGGGGCGCTAAATTTGCCGACGCTGCTCCaaagcttataggaattctatgagtgttggagcatttagatctctaggctgcagtagaaacttctattgcagcttagtgaaagggggggttaatttttttaagtggcttaatcagcgctgataTTTGAAAGCgctgttataaaaaaaaacccaccaaaaaagaTCAAAAAATGAATTTTCCAATAAGCGCCTACTGATGCCTTTAGAGAAAGTAGGTGGAGTTAGTgcgcgattctataaactgtCTAGCGGTTGATCGATAACTGCCCTGAACGGTGCCTCGAAGCTAGAATCAGGGTCATAGAATATACTTGGCGCCTTATGATTTAGTGtacactaaattgattagcacgccttagtaaaaggacccctaaaggtTATGCTTTTACTTGCACCCATTTTTATTACTGTATTTGTGAACTACTGGATGGTTGTAGATTGATGTTTGATTTGTATGATGATATGATTCTTTGCCCTCCACCTTGAGCTTGTGGTTGAGCAGGTTATGGGTGCAATATACCAGCTATAAATGTTTagattaaatttaaataaattgtaGCACAGTTTCTACTTCTAGGAGAGATTTTCTGAGTGGAAATGAAGGGTGGCAATTCCTAGTAGGAAGCTACTTGTGAAGACTTCAGTTGCTGAAGACCCAACTACTTTAGGAAAATCACATTTTGGAATCCAAAAGAGCAAGTTGATCAGATGACTGGCAGCGTAATGACAGTTTAGGTCATCTGACTTCTGTAACTAGAGCTCAAAACTTGTCAGACGAGTATTAGCCCTTATGGCACATCCATACGGAATAGCTTCCTGGATCCTGAGTGCCATTAACATCATTTTTGTAACAGAtatgtagagcagtgtttctcaactcagtcctggagtacccccttgccagtcaggctttcagggtatccacaatgaatatgcatgaaagaaatttgcatataatgggggcagtgtatgcaaatcaagttgatgcatatttattgtggatatcttgaaaacttgactggcaagggggtactccaggactgagttgagaaacactgatgtagagcacAAGTTTCATGAAAGTATACTAGAACTGAACACCTCTGTCGTGGGTGGATATCATTGTAAGCTCTCGGACAAGGCTGATGAAGGGAGCAGTGAGTGAGTGTTATGTATAGATTTGCTCCATGCTGTTTTCATATgcatttatgtttttgttttgctttcttttctttccctAGTCCATTTTTGCACCGTTCCTCACGCTGCAACTTGCTTATATGGGATTGTCTAAGTATTTCCCCAAGGTAAGAAAGACCATTAGGCAGGTGGCATTTGCTTAATATAATTGGCATTTCATCTTTaatgccaatattcagctagACTTATCCAGGCAGGAGTGTTTCTGTCAGGATAAGTCCTGCTGATAGGGTCATACCTGGATTTTCCGTGGCGCTTACTGGATAGTGCCACGGAAAATCCAATCAGATCGCCTCATTGTTGTCTGGGTGGAGCTGGGAGTTTCCCAGTTAGTGGTACTATTCAGCCCTCTAACCAGATGACTGACAAAAAGATTGTCCTTACTTTATCTGGGGATTAGTCTGGATATTACCAGTACCTGTATAAGTGCCAGTGGCTTTCAAGTACTCAGATGGGTATCCAGGTTTGCCCTGGTACTCAATATTTGGATATAAAAAGGCTGTGGTGGCCAgtgttttcctcctcctccttttagaTGTCCAGCATAATTGAACTGGTCCCTATCAGAGATGTATTTGCGTACTATGAGCCTTCATTGACAAAGTtctatctcctcctcccccagGGCCAGCCTTTCCACTAGCTAAGCCAGGGGGTAGGGAacaccggtcctcgagagccatattccagtcgggttttcaggatttccccaatgaatatgcatgagatctatttgcatgcactgctttcagtgcatattcattggggaaatcctgaaaacccgactggaatatggctctcgaggactggagttccctacccctgtgctaggctATAGGCTAGCCACCCTTTAGAGGTGGCACCGACATCAGCACAACAGACAGAGTGCAAGTGCCGTGGGGGCCACTAGAGGGCAGTGCCAACTATCATCTGGTGGCTGTCTGACCATCACCTACTCTCAAGAGTGGAACCAGACATTGGAGCATTGCAGGAGTAGCCCCCATGTCTCTGTTAGCTCTCCTTCCCATTTCATAGGTATTTTagggttttgtttggttttttgcagggggacaagaaaacaaaaactacAGTGCTGACTGCAGCCCTCCTTCTGTCTGGGATCCCTGCAGAGGTGATCAGTCGTTCTATGGACACCTACAGCAAGATGGGTGATGTCTTCACAGACCTCTGTGTCTACTTTTTTACATTCATCTTCTGCCACGAAACACTTGGTTTTTTTGGTTTGGCAGTACCCTGATGTTACAGAACTCAAAAAAGAGAACCCAATGCAATTTTCCACTTCTGTATCTTGTACCGAATCATTACTAATTATATGCACACAGGAGTAGGGCTTTATTTATAGTTCTTATTTGTTGCAAAGTTTGAAAGGATGTTTTGGTTTGAATTGGGAAAACAGGGTCCCCATGCAGTCATGGGATATTGTTTGTACCGTGCAATATACTTATTCGCCATCTGAAACTAGTACACCAATCctgcattttcctttttttttcaagtGGGATAAATTTGTcttgctttatttttaaattattagtaCCGTACTTACATCGCCACTTAGCGATAGTTAACGCACGCTAATGTTGATATACATTATTTACCACAGTGTCTGTTATGTAATGGGCCTTGTGGCAAATGACATGCATTAACAGCCTTAGTACATGATAACTGTTAGTAAATGGCCTGTCTGGGCTGATTAGTCCTCTTTTTGACTCTCCCATGTTATTACATTTATGCATGCATAGGCTGTAGATTTCTTTATGTTAGTGAGTCATAGATAATAATGCTTAATAGGATTGTAACTAAATTCTAACTTATAAACCCAGTAAGGGAGAGTGTTTGTTGTGAATATCAAAAAGAAAACTCACCTGGACTACAAACTGTGATAAATAATACAAGGATTGGGTCTAGTGtacaatatgcatgagagtgtATAAACATCATTTAGTGGTAAAATGGGAAGACCTTCAGAATTAAGGGTCTCTTTCTTTTTATCCTTATGACTAAGTTGAGCTTGCAGGTTAATAAACTTCTAAAATATGACCCTTCACTACTGGTTCATCAGACCATCATTGGGAGTGCAAAGCATGACGCCACTAATCTCCCTTTGGAGTTCTTTGCATTGCTTATCATTTAAAGGTTGATGGCAGGAATTATAAGGGTCAAAGCTCAAATGGCAGAGCTCAGTGTTTACTGAcctcaccagcattgaatttccaagttTGCAGAGCTGACTAACACAGTCGGTTTTGAGGCACCACATGAaggtaggactgacttttatgcggcTCTGTTTATGTGGTGACATTAGCTCAGACATGGTCAACTCcggccctcgagggccggaatccaatcgggttttcaggatttcccccatgaatatgtaagagatctatttgcatgtactgctttcaatgcatattcattggggaaaacccgattggattccaacccccgaggaccggagttgcccatgtctgtgtgTGTTGGTGTGCTTAATGTTGCCATTTAACGAGCCAAGTGCAAATTCTATTCCCCCCCCCATGGTACACAATCCTCACTGTGTTCTTCCTATTCATTCTTTCTGCCACTTTTGGTCATCAGACCTAGTGCAGTGTTCTCTGTTAACACTTATGCTTTTTTACTGAAGATGCTGAAAAATCTATATCTGGATTTGTTACAGAAAACATTATTTATACTTTGTTTTATCAAGTGAAAATAGCTGTCAAATACTAATGATCTCCCAGTTCCATGAGTGAATTGCTGTCCCTTAGCATGAAATTACATCTCGGAATTCTGATGTCGCATTAGATTACTACACACTACAAGAAAATGTAGAAGTGATGGGGATTTTTGGTTATACAGCCCTATGTTGTGTGTTTTGTAAGTTCATGGTTTCTTTAATGTTGAATCAATTGAAGTGACCAATTTAATAATAAAAAGTAAAGTCTTCATCTGTGTGGTCTATTTATATATAAACTGAAGTGATATGGGTTCTATTAATAATTTTGAAATTTATTGCACTTTTCTAACCATTTCATTTCCCCCTGCTCTATGTCCTCCATTTGAATTGCAATCCATTGAAAAGTAAATTTTCCCTTTTGACTGTGGCATATAAATAGTGTGTTAATTAGGGCTGTTGATTAAGCTATTAATCTGGGTTGTagaagggggtactgaaaagttcttagtccaGCCAACTTCATGAATGtatgacatggttcaatcaaggaTCTGAAATGATGCCAAGATAGAATTCTGTTTCTGTAAATTGgtacttaacaaaataaaataacattcttttcagacAGTTTCACTgacaataatgctcagaatttaggaagttggtcgagctgagaacttttcagctggattagagagttgcgtggacagaaatcccacccatccccgcaaggatcctctccgtccccacccgtccccgcaaggatcctcttcatccccacccatccccgcaaggaattacctccatccccgcccatcctataaaaagcagcaattacttctgacaggatcatcaattccacagtttcttttctgtttgcattgctgttttccttgtggaatctctttggtggaaccctttttttgtaattaacatataaaccccctcttttactaaagctgacgtgtccgttatattatatggacgaaccctgcttccaaagccttccatccccgtgggagttccgttggctagagggggatccctgtgggagtcctgtgggttagggggggattcccatgggacccccgcaatccccgttcccgtgcagacctctaagcTGGACTGTGAAAAATGAGGATTCCATGGACCTCGTGGATCTCTACCCTAAAAACTTGTTCTAAAAATCTGCTTACCTCAGGGGTGAGTGGGAACCGTGAAATCCACAGGAGTTAAAACGAGGATCTGTATGGACCTTACGCCCTGGCCGCTTTATTTTTTTAAGGCCGTGTGCTTTAGCTGCATGGGGTGCAGAAAAGCTGAACACAACAAACTGGAGAGCTAGGatgagacatcaggaaattcaTGCAATATTCAGCACCAGCAAACCCAACCAGTAAAGAAACCATTAAGCGTAGAAACTGAAAGGTGGGCCCCATGACACTAAAAGTGCATGGACTTAAAAAGAAAGTGGCTATGATGTGGGACCCCCAAGGAGCCTCATTTTTAACTTTGGTTACTCTACAAATCTTTGTTTTAACTCATGTGGACCTCATGGGTCTATGGGAGTTAAAACAAGGATCTGTAAAGTGAGTGAGATCCTTAGGCATTAAACAAGGAGGAGCCCTggctgctttctttttaaggcttCTGGCCTCAGTTCTctctcttcaagtttcaagtttattatattgtttgattaaacgcttttccaatttcag
The nucleotide sequence above comes from Geotrypetes seraphini chromosome 18, aGeoSer1.1, whole genome shotgun sequence. Encoded proteins:
- the CAMLG gene encoding calcium signal-modulating cyclophilin ligand isoform X2; protein product: MEQEDGGGLSASQRRAEARRRKLLLNSEQRMSQIMGFHSLGDADDNESKIEPKVHHEQPKPDSLPVSSMSKRGANMSGDSATLTGVSEHRSNVLSEVKRSNLGEIMDSFSKTAEMANDNSSELRHRHRGDLPSETAERGPRHGLDQYLSRFDEALKLRNQMISEKPSPENGNSAEEFDSFRIFRLIGSALLAIGVRVFICKYLSIFAPFLTLQLAYMGLSKYFPKGDKKTKTTVLTAALLLSGIPAEVISRSMDTYSKMGDVFTDLCVYFFTFIFCHETLGFFGLAVP
- the CAMLG gene encoding calcium signal-modulating cyclophilin ligand isoform X1 translates to MEQEDGGGLSASQRRAEARRRKLLLNSEQRMSQIMGFHSLGDADGGDRDGACLGSRGRDLCSWPRSPSHLDNESKIEPKVHHEQPKPDSLPVSSMSKRGANMSGDSATLTGVSEHRSNVLSEVKRSNLGEIMDSFSKTAEMANDNSSELRHRHRGDLPSETAERGPRHGLDQYLSRFDEALKLRNQMISEKPSPENGNSAEEFDSFRIFRLIGSALLAIGVRVFICKYLSIFAPFLTLQLAYMGLSKYFPKGDKKTKTTVLTAALLLSGIPAEVISRSMDTYSKMGDVFTDLCVYFFTFIFCHETLGFFGLAVP
- the CAMLG gene encoding calcium signal-modulating cyclophilin ligand isoform X3; translation: MQNDNESKIEPKVHHEQPKPDSLPVSSMSKRGANMSGDSATLTGVSEHRSNVLSEVKRSNLGEIMDSFSKTAEMANDNSSELRHRHRGDLPSETAERGPRHGLDQYLSRFDEALKLRNQMISEKPSPENGNSAEEFDSFRIFRLIGSALLAIGVRVFICKYLSIFAPFLTLQLAYMGLSKYFPKGDKKTKTTVLTAALLLSGIPAEVISRSMDTYSKMGDVFTDLCVYFFTFIFCHETLGFFGLAVP